In Vigna unguiculata cultivar IT97K-499-35 chromosome 3, ASM411807v1, whole genome shotgun sequence, a single genomic region encodes these proteins:
- the LOC114174940 gene encoding E3 ubiquitin-protein ligase Arkadia-like, with amino-acid sequence MNPHVQGDSAGEGNASNQNYYRPRLSSETQERVLPLFPLFATEEAFPQLDMNLPQPGANNIRATTDVPFNIVAPESNIFSSSSSRAGTPPNPMENLDLCLNVGLSRSHGAAISSAAIPSSNPARSVHGSSLNSVNIPRKRSVPAHGSGGLHLGESSSMGQGTGEVKRLATESQVRGSNYVNPTPPSRSVVQQQHQFLGGRHVNPNNAGTPFPPPSTLSIGLTNTDDERRGYHAPIPSQASLPFNGALSHSQLSPLQPSHSVRPLSLLSSSFMSSSAPSVNNQTSSPCPHARVDNINMIPSYEHGNDMFGPVVTSTHRPNRFYFDTDPETARMALLYGLPRQFGAPESEPLQFLPGIAGNGGRVTNAGANTYHPLSATAWFLPQGSGGMNPSATASSSGTHNHHRPVPQIPSVGALRGFPSEIEHPQAFGTSQAFTGLSLETIMQFMEREIFLVVDGDDSEETKEKCPVCLEEFCRGEDIGKLHLCVHKFHFDCIKEWLMQRNLCPVCRRTALERRNDRRMVYILE; translated from the exons ATGAACCCTCATGTTCAAGGTGACTCAGCCGGAGAAGGTAATGCAAGCAACCAAAATTACTATAGGCCCCGGCTTTCTAGTGAAACACAGGAGAGGGTACTTCCCTTATTTCCCCTCTTTGCCACTGAGGAAGCGTTTCCTCAGCTAGATATGAATCTCCCTCAACCAGGTGCCAACAACATTAGAGCCACAACTGATGTTCCATTTAATATTGTAGCACCGGaatcaaacattttttcttcaagctcCTCCCGTGCTGGAACTCCTCCAAATCCAATGGAAAATTTAGACTTGTGTCTGAACGTTGGCTTAAGCCGTAGTCACGGTGCAGCAATATCTTCTGCTGCGATTCCAAGTTCCAATCCTGCACGTAGCGTGCATGGGAGCAGCTTAAACTCAGTGAACATTCCAAGAAAAAGATCTGTCCCTGCTCATGGTTCTGGAGGACTTCATCTGGGTGAAAGTTCAAGCATGGGTCAAGGGACAGGAGAGGTCAAAAGACTTGCTACTGAGTCTCAGGTGAGAGGTAGCAACTATGTGAACCCGACACCACCATCACGTTCTGTGGTGCAACAACAGCATCAATTCCTCGGTGGCCGCCATGTTAATCCAAACAATGCAGGGACACCTTTTCCTCCACCCAGTACTCTTTCAATTGGGCTGACTAATACTGATGATGAAAGAAGAGGTTATCATGCTCCGATTCCGAGCCAAGCGAGTTTGCCTTTCAACGGAGCCTTATCACATTCCCAACTGTCTCCTCTCCAACCCTCACATTCCGTTCGGCCTCTATCTTTACTCAGTAGTTCATTCATGTCAAGTTCTGCCCCCAGCGTTAACAACCAAACATCCTCTCCGTGTCCTCACGCTAGAGTcgataatattaatatgattcCATCTTATGAACATGGAAATGACATGTTTGGTCCGGTAGTTACATCCACTCATCGACCAAACAGGTTTTACTTTGATACTGATCCAGAGACTGCTAGAATGGCTCTTTTATATGGTCTCCCCCGTCAGTTCGGTGCCCCGGAATCGGAACCACTGCAATTTCTACCTGGAATTGCGGGCAATGGTGGCAGAGTTACTAATGCTGGAGCGAATACGTACCACCCTCTGAGTGCTACAGCATGGTTTCTTCCACAGGGCTCAGGAGGAATGAACCCTTCTGCTACAGCAAGTAGTTCTGGCACCCACAACCATCATAGGCCAGTACCACAAATTCCTTCTGTTGGAGCACTAAGAGGGTTTCCATCTGAG ATTGAGCACCCTCAAGCATTTGGAACGTCGCAAGCATTCACGGGACTGAGTCTGGAAACGATAATGCAGTTCATGGAGCGTGAGATTTTCTTGGTTGTTGATGGAGATGACTCAGaagaaactaaagaaaaatGCCCCGTCTGTCTG GAAGAATTTTGCAGGGGAGAGGATATTGGGAAGCTGCATTTGTGTGTGCACAAGTTTCACTTTGATTGCATTAAAGAGTGGCTCATGCAGAGGAATCTTTGCCCCGTTTGCAGAAGAACCGCGTTGGAAAGGCGTAATGACCGAAGAATGGTATATATACTTGAATAA